The following proteins come from a genomic window of Mariniflexile sp. TRM1-10:
- a CDS encoding pectinesterase family protein, translating into MKLLKKVGLFFVGLLLSHATFAQSFSPDIVVDINGTGDFTSLQAAFDAAPAGTPTLIYVKRGLYDQEKLIIPANKTNITLIGESRTETIISYDIYNCNDGGDGMCPDNKVALWDSNSDLVRTAATLTIMANDFRAENITIENTAGPVGQAQAITLQADRNVFVNCDIKGYQDTIYFWMAETSRAYFDSCMILGRTDYIYGRGVGFFNECEIRSYGGAWITAPSTTEAQDYGFVFYKCDLTYQPNSPRSGDDGALIKFGRPWHEYPKVSWLYCTMPAEIDPLGWGDKWNMAYSDTDTRLHLYEWMNTGPGADMSGRADWAGLRAMVDQAEADLYEPEIVLAGSDNWDPTAIAPTVTVYDWDGGAGTNGWLEANNWNPNGVPAVSEAANVDGSVTLDANGGSFAADLNLVNGATIDVSANSSVTLLTLNQSTISSSASVSLSGTIKTKGVVTINTSGNLDVSATISGVHQITKTGTGICQLSNTNAGFTGDVVVDAGDLQAKVGSALGVSGKITVKTSGKLTVDVSNAIDVNTALYTEGSASLVLNQDITISEWYIDGVIQPIGEYDATTHASTISGVGKIIIGRPSEFAFLGGAWDNANNYSPALLPEAGENVIVDGVTIEAQGNLFSGNMFVQNGGNIRLRNNTINSKCLGPVTMYQGTNISYATGGTGFHFVADVILEGDISLFMNCDKVAGSVMELPGTFTGSDKVIVRNTRTDVVNTATANLGGDNSGFTGTWDLTVPASKAGGISAINGLVENAFGNGVINLAADNKAVFNHAKCAGDVLNMNITGSATAVLNVAVTVQQFTLNGTTLGDGTYNASTHPGLLSGTGSITVNSSLSVDDKVFLEYGMLRVNGTLENLEIYNLMGQRMHQTNSAQEIDLKWLKSDIYIILYKVDGKQGSIKVYKK; encoded by the coding sequence ATGAAATTACTAAAAAAAGTTGGCCTCTTCTTTGTTGGCCTTTTATTGTCACATGCAACGTTTGCTCAAAGTTTTAGTCCAGACATTGTAGTAGATATTAATGGAACAGGGGATTTTACCTCTTTGCAAGCAGCTTTTGATGCGGCTCCTGCCGGCACACCCACACTAATTTATGTAAAACGAGGTCTCTATGATCAGGAAAAGCTAATTATTCCTGCTAATAAAACGAATATTACGTTAATCGGGGAAAGTAGGACAGAAACGATTATTTCTTACGATATATATAATTGTAACGATGGAGGTGATGGTATGTGCCCAGATAACAAAGTAGCACTTTGGGACAGCAACAGCGATTTGGTAAGAACCGCTGCTACCCTAACAATCATGGCGAATGATTTTAGAGCCGAAAATATAACCATTGAAAATACTGCTGGTCCGGTAGGTCAAGCCCAGGCCATTACACTTCAGGCGGATCGCAATGTGTTTGTTAATTGCGATATCAAAGGATATCAGGATACCATATACTTTTGGATGGCAGAAACATCTCGAGCTTATTTTGACTCCTGTATGATTTTGGGCCGTACAGATTATATTTATGGACGAGGTGTAGGATTTTTTAATGAATGCGAAATTAGAAGTTATGGTGGCGCATGGATAACAGCGCCTTCAACTACAGAAGCCCAAGACTATGGCTTTGTGTTTTATAAGTGTGATTTAACATACCAACCTAATAGCCCTAGAAGCGGAGATGATGGCGCGTTGATAAAATTCGGACGTCCATGGCACGAATACCCTAAAGTATCTTGGTTATACTGTACCATGCCAGCAGAAATTGATCCTTTAGGTTGGGGAGATAAATGGAATATGGCTTATTCCGATACGGATACAAGACTTCATTTGTATGAGTGGATGAATACGGGTCCAGGAGCAGACATGAGTGGTAGAGCTGATTGGGCAGGCCTAAGAGCCATGGTAGATCAAGCTGAAGCCGATTTATATGAGCCGGAAATTGTATTGGCAGGTTCAGATAATTGGGATCCTACAGCAATAGCACCAACAGTAACAGTATACGATTGGGATGGTGGAGCAGGAACAAACGGATGGTTGGAAGCTAATAACTGGAATCCCAATGGTGTACCAGCAGTTTCGGAAGCTGCAAATGTTGATGGTAGTGTGACTTTAGATGCTAATGGTGGAAGTTTTGCTGCCGATTTAAATTTAGTAAATGGCGCCACTATTGATGTTTCAGCTAATAGTTCTGTGACTTTGCTGACACTTAATCAATCAACTATCTCATCTTCTGCTAGCGTATCATTATCAGGGACTATTAAAACTAAAGGCGTAGTGACTATTAATACTTCCGGTAATCTTGATGTTTCAGCTACCATTAGTGGTGTGCATCAAATAACTAAAACAGGTACTGGTATATGCCAACTCAGCAACACTAATGCTGGTTTTACTGGAGATGTGGTTGTTGATGCTGGAGATTTACAAGCTAAAGTAGGGAGTGCTTTAGGTGTTTCTGGAAAAATAACAGTAAAAACTAGTGGCAAGTTAACTGTTGATGTTAGTAATGCCATTGATGTGAATACGGCACTTTATACGGAAGGTTCAGCATCATTGGTGCTTAATCAAGACATAACCATTAGTGAATGGTATATTGACGGTGTTATACAACCTATTGGAGAATATGATGCCACTACACATGCTTCAACCATCAGTGGTGTTGGTAAAATAATTATCGGAAGACCAAGTGAGTTTGCTTTTCTTGGAGGTGCTTGGGATAATGCTAATAATTATTCTCCCGCATTATTACCTGAAGCAGGAGAAAACGTCATTGTTGATGGGGTAACTATTGAAGCACAAGGTAATTTGTTTTCTGGAAATATGTTTGTGCAAAATGGAGGTAATATCCGTCTAAGAAACAACACTATTAATTCAAAATGCTTGGGACCTGTTACCATGTATCAAGGAACTAATATTTCGTATGCAACAGGCGGTACTGGATTTCACTTTGTTGCTGATGTTATATTAGAAGGTGATATTTCATTATTTATGAATTGCGACAAAGTTGCTGGTAGCGTTATGGAGTTACCAGGAACTTTTACGGGGAGTGATAAAGTGATTGTGCGTAATACAAGAACTGATGTGGTTAACACCGCAACAGCAAATTTAGGTGGAGATAATAGTGGGTTTACTGGTACATGGGATTTAACTGTTCCAGCTTCAAAAGCTGGTGGTATATCGGCTATTAATGGTTTGGTTGAAAATGCTTTTGGAAACGGGGTAATTAATTTGGCTGCCGATAACAAAGCCGTTTTTAATCATGCAAAATGTGCCGGTGATGTTTTAAATATGAATATAACAGGTTCAGCTACTGCGGTATTAAACGTTGCTGTTACGGTGCAACAATTTACTTTAAATGGAACTACACTTGGAGATGGTACATATAATGCTTCAACACATCCTGGTCTGCTTTCTGGAACGGGTTCAATTACTGTAAATTCTAGTTTAAGTGTAGATGATAAAGTCTTTTTAGAATATGGTATGTTAAGAGTAAATGGTACACTTGAAAACCTTGAGATTTATAACCTTATGGGGCAACGTATGCACCAAACTAATTCTGCTCAAGAAATAGATTTAAAATGGTTAAAGTCGGATATCTATATTATTCTTTATAAAGTAGATGGTAAGCAAGGATCCATTAAAGTTTATAAAAAATAA